The following are from one region of the Platichthys flesus chromosome 2, fPlaFle2.1, whole genome shotgun sequence genome:
- the lhfpl5a gene encoding LHFPL tetraspan subfamily member 5 protein: protein MLPAVEAAKIYHTNYVRNSRAMGVLWTVFTITFAVITVVVFIQPYWIGDSVNTPQAGYFGLFHYCIGNALTSELTCKGSALDFGSIPSGAFKTAMFFVGISMLLVVGSIVCFSLFFFCNAGSVYKICAWMQLASSTCMVIGCMIYPDGWDSEAVKRMCGQRTDKYTLGNCTVRWAYILAIISIMDSLVLSFLAFSLGNRQDKLLPEDFQVEGKDNA, encoded by the exons ATGCTTCCTGCAGTGGAGGCCGCCAAGATCTACCACACCAACTACGTGCGTAACTCGCGCGCCATGGGCGTGCTGTGGACGGTGTTCACCATCACCTTCGCCGTCATCACCGTGGTGGTGTTCATCCAGCCGTACTGGATCGGGGACAGCGTGAACACGCCGCAGGCCGGGTACTTCGGCCTCTTCCACTACTGCATCGGGAACGCGCTCACCTCGGAGCTCACGTGCAAAGGGAGCGCGCTGGACTTCGGCTCCATCCCGTCCGGCGCCTTCAAGACGGCCATGTTCTTCGTGGGCATCTCCATGCTGCTGGTGGTGGGCAGCATCGTCTGCttcagcctcttcttcttctgcaacGCGGGCAGCGTGTACAAGATCTGCGCCTGGATGCAGCTGGCCTCCA gTACATGCATGGTGATTGGATGCATGATCTATCCTGACGGCTGGGACTCGGAGGCGGTGAAGCGAATGTGTGGCCAGCGGACCGACAAATACACCTTGGGCAACTGCACGGTGCGCTGGGCGTACATCCTggccatcatcagcatcatggACTCGCTGGTCCTCTCCTTCCTGGCCTTCAGCCTGGGCAACAGGCAGGACAAGCTGCTGCCCGAGGACTTCCAGGTGGAGGGGAAAG